A region of the Drosophila ananassae strain 14024-0371.13 chromosome XL, ASM1763931v2, whole genome shotgun sequence genome:
GAATGGTCCGGAGTGGAAACGGAATCGATAGCTCTAAATGGCATTTGCCTATAAATCAAACGGCTGCTTAATTGCTCTGACTTCTTAAAGCTACTACTAAGAATGCCTTCTCACATTTTTGGGAGTTGTCCGACCCGATTCAGATCTGACCACGCTCCTGATCAAGTGGCTAttgggaagtggcagtggaaAAGAGCAAGCTCCATGGAGCTATCCCTGGGATAGCCCTTCCAAGCGCTCTGCCCGCAAACAAACGAAATGCCGTCCCCAAAACTTGCCATTCAAATGTATCCAAATGGAAATGACATGGGGATGGAGCgaaatagttttatttcaattaaCAAGAGAAATTCGATGGGTTTATTTGTGGCGCGTGTGAGTGTGAGCCCGAGTGTGAGTCGGTTTTATGCGACACAAGATAAGAGCGATGGCGACGGGCAAGAATTTAATGCTCCTATTCCTATTCCTGTGTTGTCCTCGCTCTGTTCAGCCCTCCATGGGCCCCAAGCCCAGCCgagtggtgtgtgtgtgcgataATGTTGACAGATAATAAACTgggaaaattacaaaattgcAATCAACTGTGGGAGGGGCAGGGGCACCCGTTCGGGAGGGACTTTGGCCGAGTTGCGGCACTGGGGAAGGGTTGGGTCCCGAAAAATAATGCTGCTAATGGCGGACCATTGTCGAGCGGAACTGCCAGGCCCGGTTGTGGGTCCCGGCTATCCCCCTCCGGTTTTACGGCCCCATTCCGGGGAGCGAACGTAAATTTGCCAGCGAACTATTCAATTGAGAGTTATTCCCGTTTTGAGCTTTTATTGCACATCTTCTGTGCGGGGTAGAATTAGGACTTAATTGATAAATATTCTCAGTCGATTGGGGAGCTCGTACTGGATGAGGCTCACCCCGATAGTGTTGTCCTTGGGACCGTTTTGAAATCCAAATCAAACGCGGAAAATCAGCAATTCTGGCTCCCTGCTCTGGGAATCCTCCCCACGGAGCACCTCTTTTTGCTTCCTCTTGTTTTGGCCAAAGTTAGTGCCAAGTTTTGGCTCGACTAAGTAAAAGccacttaaaataaaaaagtgcacGAGACACTGAGTGCTGGGAAGGAGGGGCGGAGGCGGGAGCTGGCTAAAGGACTCAACACACACGAAACTCATAAAAATGCTTTGCGGTTGGGATTTCCTTGctcttttattttgttcttgttattttttatcgTGCGATGGCCGGGCGCTCGTCCCATCCGCCCATTCGCCCATCTCTGAGCTCCCGCCTCGGAATGCTCCAACTTTGGCTCCCactttcctttattttttccttttcggAAACTTTACAAAGCATTAACACCTCATAGATGGAAGACACAAAAAGCGACGAAAAATCAAGTTAAGAGCCACGAAACTCTGAACTCGAATATCGTTCGTCACGTCCCGCATTGGCAGGACGATAGGAGGAGCAGGAAAGGGCAGTAGTGCAACTCACGTAGATTGTAAAAAATTTGATTACGTTCATTGGGGGTTACGGAACTCTCTTGACATTTCGCCGAGACTTCCCTTGGCGAAGTCCAGCCGATTTATTTGGATCAGCCTGATAGTTTCCGCGCCCACCTGGACATCCCAGTCCCTAGGAGGACACTCAAGTGGCGAAGCGTTGTTGGGAACACTTAAaacaattttgtaatatttttggATGCGTGTGTGTTCTTACATCGCAGTGCGTTTACGTGAAAGTTAAAAACGGGGATCGATAAAAAACGGGTTCGCTGGGAAGGGCTCCGCAGAGAGAGGGAAGGAGAACGGGAGGGGAatgcctatttttttttttagatttttcatgtTTGTCATGTTGGTCatgattgaaatttttttagtaattttCTGGTAGCCCACTCCGCCGGACAGCTATTACCAGCAACTGTCCCAGGAcggggcgagcggtcggtcgtcAGTAAATGCTGCTAGGCAAAAGTATCCGAAGCATTCTCGATCCACTTCCCGTTCTCTCTGTGCTCCCACTTCCCCAGACTCTACCAAACGCCTTCCACGGATGCCTAGCAAACCGTGGCCAGTATCACGGTTATGTCGTCTGGCTTGCCGCCCGGCGCGTCGATGTTGCTCCTCCGCGCGTTCTGGCTGAAGGGCGAGTCGTGGTCCGGATTGAAACTCAGAGTGCGGGCCATCAGGGCCACCGCGTTGGCGGCCATCTGGAGGCGCACTGCGTCCGCTACCCCAGCCATCTCGCTCAGCACCTCGAGCAGCAGGTGCTCCGGCACGTTGTCGTACACCCCGTCGGTGGCCAGCAGCAGGACGTCGCCAGGCTCCGTCCGAAACTCCAGGGTGTCCGCTGACTCCGGTCCGTCGGAGAGGACGTTCAGCGCGTGCCCGGGCGGGGGGGCCGACAGCTGGTACGGGGTGTTGAAATGATGCTGCTGCTCCACGGAGCGGCAGACCACCGTTCCGCCGCGCACCACCATGAAGCCGCTGTCCCCGATGTTGGCCGCGTACAGGATGCCGGTGGCGCGGTCCAGGCTCACGATGCAGGCCGTGCAGCTGCCCACCACCGGGCTCTTCTGCTCCAGAAGGTTGCAGTAGGCGCGGGCCAGGAGCAGGTCCGGCCGCTGGGGGTCGTGGTCCTTGGAGCAGGCCAGGCGTTCGCAGGACCTCATCAGGAACATGCTGAACTCCCCGGGATCGACGCCGTAGCTCCGCCAGCCGCCCACTCCATCCGCCACGCCCAAAGTGTCCGCCTGTGGGTGAGCGGAGTATAGATTGAAAGATGATTGTGGACAGGATAACAACGTAGCTTAGAATAGATGGAATTGCTTATCTTTATCCTTAACATACTTAAGTCCTAATGCTCCTCAAATAGATGCCGTCTCTTAAAAGTATCTCTTTCTTTTTcagattttattaaaatttaaaagaaatgaGATGTTAGAGGAATAGAAAATTAACGATCATAGAATGCTGCTGCGATTCGGTAAGTGAACTATTttcacatatattttttatatacttCGGAAATATTcgcatatttttaaaagcttaAGGCCCTTTTTAGAATAtaagcttttttttaaaacatagCTTGGGAGGAAAAAGATTAAGAAACCTGCCCTAAAAATCGATCGTCTCCTATTTTTTCACTATCGAAAAGACATAATAGTTTTCTTACGTGTGGAGTCACCGTCTTGAACCAGGCATCCTCGCCGAACTTGCCGCGATTGTATTGCGGGTACATAGAGAGGTCCTTGGCGAAGCCGCAGACGACGCTGACCAGCCGCAGCACCCGGGTCTGGACCTTCTGATTTCCCCCGCGGTACCAGTCACCTCCCTCCCCGGCCGCCCGTCGCCTCCTGGTCCGTTTGTCCTCCTCGTCAGAACTTCGGATATCGCCGAGGACGTGCGACTCCGTGTCCTGCACCTGATTGCAATCTCGATTATGATGTCGATGATTCCGGCATTTGGTTCCGGCTCCAATTCCGCTTTCGCTTCGGCTGCCTCCTCCGcttccgcatccgcatccgggTCCGGTTCCGTTTGCGCTCCCGGTTCCCTTTCCCCCGTCACCGGTCTCTCTCCCATTACCGTTAGCATTTCCTCTTCGATTTCCACTGCCATAACCATTCCCATTCCCGATACCAGAGGGGCGGGCCGGATCTCCTTCATCGTCTCTTCGGGCGGAGCCCCACTCGGCCAGCAGCCTCAGCAGGTGGCCCCCGCCGGTGGTAGCCATCACAGCGACCTCGGCCAGGTGCTCGAAGCAGCTGAGCAGGGAGCTCTGGATCGAGGTCGAGCGACGTGGCCCCCTTCCCAGATTCACGTTCATGTTCAGATCCAGGTCCACATCCATGGCGCTCATGGCAGACACAGATAGCCGATGCAGTCGCAGGCGCGGTCCTTGTTCGCTtctatttctctcagtgcagtGTTGCCCGCGGAAAGGGGAACTCATGTATTTCTAAAAAGCCGAGTCAAATCGGGATAGATATAGTGTAGTACTCTAACGAATGCCGAACGAAAACTAACCTGTGTTGGGGGGCTCCTTCCCCTGAAAGGACTGAAGCTAAAAGCAGGGTCTCCTGCTTACTTGTTTTGGAGAAGTCTATCCGATCTGTTCGTATCGCATCTCGAAATGCACACAGAATCACATCACACTTCTTAAAGCGCCATTTAATTTGTGTGCTATTAGTTGCGGCAATCCGATACGAGGTACCAGATACGGACACACACCCTCACCGTCCAGCTCCCCCTCCTGGGGAATGCAAATGGAGGCCTCAACTCAATTATGCGCAATTACGGACACAAACAGATGCCGAGTGGAGGCGCCGCCTCCTGCCGCCAGCCGCCCTTTGATTTGGGCTGCAGTTTTTTCGGCTGCCGGTCGGAGCAGTCACTTCTGCAGTGGCAGTCGCCGGCCGGTTGCAGTTGCATTTCCAATTGCTGTTGCAGCTGCAGATGTGGCACTCGAATTGCATGCATAGCTCATTGCCTGCCACTCGAGTGGGATGAAGTGGCGCAGGAGTGGGGGCTCTGGGGCTGAGGTCCTGGGCCCCGGGCCCTGGGTGCTCCGACTGGTTCAGGGCACTGTCAAAATGCCATTGAATTGCTTAAATACTTTCATCGTCGTCATCGCTTAATGGCTTGCCTTTTTCGAGCCAGGCCCCCCGAAATGATGCAACATATGTGAGTGGCATGAATAAACGAGCTGCTTGAATGCCTGAATGAACGGTTGGCTTGATGGATGGATAGATggctggatggatggatggatggatggatggatggacgGCAGATATGAAGTGCAATCAATGCAAAAACGCTTTCAAGTTCCCGGCCATTTAGTCAGCCAGCCGAAACCAGACTAGACTGAAGCCTGGTAACCTGCCATCCTTCCATTTTATCATCCTGCCATCCTGCTGTCCTGCTGCACATGCAACTCCCTCAGGAGAGTGTCTGTGTATGCGTCGGTGTGAAAGGATTATTCACACACTATTGATTTCAAATTGAGTTGACTCCAAATCCGTCCAAATTGACAGCACATGGCAACCCTCTTCTGCCAACCGGAAGCTGActaatgaatttaatttgCACTGGGTGTTGAAGCCAATAGAGCGGCTCACAGGATCACAGATTCGTCGGATTTCGAGAGGCAGTCGACGGCAGTCAGCAGTCGGCAGGCAGCCAACCAGCAACTGACTGATTGACTCCCAGGCTCGACTGTCTTCCGCCGGTTGTGTGGGCCGCCTGTAAGTAGGCaactatttttgtttactcACTTTAAAGTGCCCCTTCCTCCGGCCCTCAATCCACATTGATTGGCACCTCCTCCGCCCGTGGCtgttgcatttgcattttcgAGTGCATCTGGAATTCCTGATACTCACAATTGACGTTCCATTTGAATGCCGAAAGGACCCTGCCGGGCAGCCACAACTGCTAACTGACCAATGATCAATTTAATAGGAAAACAATATTGATAGCCCAGGACTACTGGACGTCCGTCCGACTTCCGTCCGAGCAGGACACTGGCAAGGACTCTCCAGCGGCGGAGGATAAGAAACGGAGGGGGCAGGAGCCGGATGTAAAAGTGCTGCGGTTTCTCGCAAAGGACTGCGGGGGACCCAGCTCCTgagttttgtttgtttcccCAGAAAACTTGGCAAACTTTCGATGGCCGATGGTGTTGGTTTCTGTAACTAAATTTTCAGGCGCACGCACAAAGGACAAAGGACACACAACACTTTCACTTCGGCCAGGACTCTCTCCGGCACGGCTCCGTGTGCTCTGTTTGGTTTCTTGTGGTTTATTATTCACGCCTGAATTGATTGTAAATTAAAGTTTGGCCGAGGCAGTGTGTGCATTTTGAGGTCAGCCTATGGGAAAGTTTCTTTTGTGTGTGCACTGGAGATCTTAGGTCCATGGGTGTGTGGGAGTGTGGGTGCGGGTGTGCGGGTGTCTTAGTCCATGGGTCCATGGGTCTCCGGGGTGGCTCAGGCCTTTGTCCTCTTTGTTTTGGGTCCCCTGTGTCCTGCTCGGGCCCGGGTCCTTGCTGTCCGGGCATATTAGAAGCCAAAAGGCATTCGAGTGCACATAAGACGATTACACATCATTTAACCGACGCACTGCAAAACTATAAGGGGTGCCGGGCTCCAGCTCCCCGCGCCCCGGATTCGCAACACCCGTAATTGTTGCTCCTTGGCTCCTTTATTGACTGCCGCATATTGATTATGGCTACAGTCTCCTCCGCACTCTACACTCCGCCGTCCACCCTCGGCAGCTCTCTGCGCAAGGAGTTCATTTCGTTCTTGACTTGATTGCACGGCATTTGTCGTCCTCGTGTTTAAAATTCAATCGCTGCACTCAAGTGTGCTCGGGACGAATTCATGTGTACAACTCTTTGAATTGGGCCGGGTTGGGGGCCCACAGGACTCCCACACGGCCGTAAGGACGTGGCTATCTGAAAGTTTCGAGacgaaattaatttggtgttAATAAAGTGAAAGTGTGGACTGGCTTTCCGTTCTGGAGGAACTTTAAGCGGCTTAAATTGATTAGTGGGGAGAGTGCTCATAGTTTCTTATTCCGTTGATGCCTTTGACGGAAGGACCTGGGAGCTGAGGAGTCCTCAGAACATACACACACCTCAGAGCCCTTTGGAAAGTATTTTAGACAATTGCCAAAAGCCGAACCTGACCACACTTGTATCTATTTTTCGACTCGAACGACACTCGAATAGTTCCGAAATGCAATCCAGTAAATTCTCGCAAGCTGTCAGCAACTCGCTGATCCTGGTTGGGATCGGGATGAGTGCCTGTGGCCTGGCCGCCCAGCTCATCCTGCGGCGCTCGCCCGCTGCCGCCTCCACGACCTCCGCGCGCATAAGTCAGCTGTGGTCGCGCCTGGAAAGCCTCGGAATGCTGGGGAACCTAAAGGACCTCGCCTTCCAGAGCCTCAAGTCCAGGCACTACTACCGTGGCGGCTTTCAGGTTagcttttttagtttttcacaCAGTTATTCATAGAACCCTCATTAAGTGGCATCCTTCGGCGTCCTGCAGGAGCGGATGACACCCAGGGAGGCGGCCCAGATTCTGGGCACCAGTCTCAGCGCCCCCCAGGCAAGGCTGCGGGAGGCCCACAGGCAGGTCATGCTGGCCAACCATCCGGACCGCTGTGGCTCTCCCTATTTGGCGTCCAAAATCAACGAGGCCAAGGAGCTGCTAATGTCGCGGAGGCAGCGGTCCCGGTAGGGAAGGACGGCAAGGGTACGGCTCAGAGAGGTGTGCCTGCGGAGAGTATGGCATCGTTGTCCAAATTTCAGATAATGATTTAGCTTTTTAATGGAGGGAGGTGTGTTTCGCAATAAAATCAATGTAGCGGCAGACCTTTTCTAAGCACAGGCGTTTGTTGAAGCTGTTCTTTTCCAAATTACTAGATTATTATTCTTTTAGTCTTGTCTTAATAAATATTGTAATCGGTTGCTGAATCATTCCGAGACACGTTATTCACATCCTTGTTCGCAAGCTCAGCTCCTGGCAAAGGCCATTTACTTTCTGCTAATGTCCTGTCTTTGGGGGCTTGTCTTTACCCGGAACCCTTTCCCAGGTCTGTCCGGAGGCTATAAAATACCTGTTCCGGCAGGTGGGCGTTGTCCCCACCTTCTGCAGGACCTCATCTTGTCCTGCGTAGTCCTGCAGCGGCCACTTGGCCGCCTCTTCCACTGGGAGACGAAAACTTTGGCCACTTGGCCACATGGCTCCTTGAGTAAGGACGAACTGCGAACTGGCCGCTGTCCAGGCATGCACTTGACGCTTGCCCCGCCTCCTCCATCCCTCGCAGCCCTCCCAGCAGCCCCAGCCTTCCCCAAAAAAGTGCATCTCCTTTTCCAGTTCTTGGACATCAAAGTTGGCAACTTTCGAGTTGAGGAATTTTCGACAAGGCTCGGGCTTGGAACTTTTGTTACTTtgctgccgccgctgccgtGGAAGAGAAGAGGATACCTGAGAACGGAGGAGCGCAGGAAAAGGACTCCGAAAATGGAGGTGGAATTAGAGGCGGCAAGTTTAATTGTTGTGTGTTGTCCTGTTCGTTGTTGTcctgccactgcctctgccCCGAGCCAGGGTATAAATTCAGCCCGGCGCTCAGGTGTCCTTAGTGGTGTTCTAATTACTAACAAACTTAATTTGCTACAAGTTATTTTCTTGCGGACACCGCTTACTTGTGCTTGCCCCTGCAACTCCTTGTGACCACGGGCGCTTGACTCGCCCCCCTGCCAGGACACTTGAGCCCACGCGAAAAAAGCAAGGCTCAAATCTGAGTTGGCTGAAAGGCAGGCTCAAAAGCTACTTCTAATAGTACGCGCAGTCTAATAGCATGTATTCTTATTCTCGGAAGACTTGGGGAGAGTGGAAAGGGGACTCTGGGAGCTGCGTTTTTGGTGAAGGGTTCAGGAATTCACGGCACTtgcgtttgtttgttttaagtTATTAATCAACATAAGCACTGGCTGGCATGAGGGCAGCCACAATCGGTGTTGCTTGCCTTGGGGCATCTTCGAATGATTCGAAGACTGACGCAGGAAGAACCACGGAGAGGGCAGTTTGTCCGCAACCGACACTTCTTCGGACGGCACTGGGAGTGGGACGAGGGCTTGGGAAGGTCCTCGGGCTCCGGGTCCGATACCCCAAATTCCTGTTCTCAAGGCCCAAAGTCGGCCGTTGTAAATTATGCGCTTTGGCTTACAAATTGCAAGTGCCCGGTAGCATGAAGCATGTGGCTGCTGGGGCGGGCTGGCAGGACGACTGGTTGGACGCTCTCGTTCTGCCTCCCAAGATCCAGAATCCCTGGGATGCAGCTTCGGTCCCTGACTTGGCATCGTCACCTATCTCCGACTTGCAATGCCCTGACTCGGCGCTGATTCCTCCGCTCTCGGCAGCCAGTTTGTCTCGTCAGTTCTTAAAAACACATGATAGATATTGAACAACTCTACTTCGATCTATAATAAGGACATAGGGTTTATCTCTCCCCTGTATTGGGAGCTTCCAAGTGGGAGAACCTGCAAAAAGGGCATCTGGAGTTCCGCCCCGAGGCG
Encoded here:
- the LOC6503820 gene encoding protein phosphatase PTC7 homolog yields the protein MSSPFRGQHCTERNRSEQGPRLRLHRLSVSAMSAMDVDLDLNMNVNLGRGPRRSTSIQSSLLSCFEHLAEVAVMATTGGGHLLRLLAEWGSARRDDEGDPARPSGIGNGNGYGSGNRRGNANGNGRETGDGGKGTGSANGTGPGCGCGSGGGSRSESGIGAGTKCRNHRHHNRDCNQVQDTESHVLGDIRSSDEEDKRTRRRRAAGEGGDWYRGGNQKVQTRVLRLVSVVCGFAKDLSMYPQYNRGKFGEDAWFKTVTPHADTLGVADGVGGWRSYGVDPGEFSMFLMRSCERLACSKDHDPQRPDLLLARAYCNLLEQKSPVVGSCTACIVSLDRATGILYAANIGDSGFMVVRGGTVVCRSVEQQHHFNTPYQLSAPPPGHALNVLSDGPESADTLEFRTEPGDVLLLATDGVYDNVPEHLLLEVLSEMAGVADAVRLQMAANAVALMARTLSFNPDHDSPFSQNARRSNIDAPGGKPDDITVILATVC
- the LOC6503830 gene encoding mitochondrial import inner membrane translocase subunit TIM14 isoform X1, which encodes MQSSKFSQAVSNSLILVGIGMSACGLAAQLILRRSPAAASTTSARISQLWSRLESLGMLGNLKDLAFQSLKSRHYYRGGFQERMTPREAAQILGTSLSAPQARLREAHRQVMLANHPDRCGSPYLASKINEAKELLMSRRQRSR
- the LOC6503830 gene encoding uncharacterized protein LOC6503830 isoform X2; translation: MQSSKFSQAVSNSLILVGIGMSACGLAAQLILRRSPAAASTTSARISQLWSRLESLGMLGNLKDLAFQSLKSRHYYRGGFQWHPSASCRSG